In Molothrus aeneus isolate 106 chromosome 3, BPBGC_Maene_1.0, whole genome shotgun sequence, a single genomic region encodes these proteins:
- the SMPDL3A gene encoding cyclic GMP-AMP phosphodiesterase SMPDL3A isoform X2 — MNDSKEQVSFMIWTGDSPPHVPIKELSTKLVISIIGNLSSTIRNFFPDLQVFPALGNHDYWPQDQLPVTTSEVYNAVADFWKPWLSDEAISTFRKGGFYTQLFESSNSHQPLRIISLNTNLYYSPNKVTVNITDPANQFAWLEDILETSSQKQEKVYIIGHVPVGYLPYARNTTAIREYYNERLVKIFRKYSSVIAGQFFGHTHRDSIMVLLDEEEKPVNSLFVAPAVTPVKSVLQTESNNPGVRLYQYDLFDYSLLDLWQFYLDLRDANKKNESNWKLEYILTKTYGIEDLKPESLYEMAKQLSMPHSTLFEQYYSNYIVSYDKTILCEEGCKTCQICAIQYLDSSSYTDCINQEAMWR, encoded by the exons ATGAACGATTCAAAAGAGCAGGTTTCATTCATGATTTGGACAGG agATAGCCCTCCTCATGTTCCCATAAAAGAGCTCTCCACGAAGTTGGTCATTAGCATCATTGGTAATCTGAGTTCTACAATTCGTAATTTCTTTCCAGATCTTCAGGTTTTCCCAGCCTTAGGCAATCATGACTACTGGCCACAG GACCAGCTTCCTGTAACTACCAGTGAAGTTTACAATGCTGTAGCAGATTTCTGGAAACCTTGGCTAAGTGATGAAGCAATCAGTACCTTCAGAAAAG GTGGCTTTTACACACAGCTGTTTGAATCCAGTAATAGCCATCAACCACTCAGGATAATCAGTCTGAACACAAATTTATATTACAGCCCTAACAAGGTAACTGTGAATATCACTGACCCAGCCAACCAGTTTGCCTGGCTGGAGGACATACTTGAAACCTCTtcacaaaagcaggaaaag GTGTATATAATAGGTCATGTCCCAGTAGGATACTTGCCATATGCAAGGAATACTACAGCTATCAGGGAGTATTACAATGAGAGACTGGTAAAGATTTTTCGCAAATACAGTAGTGTTATTGCGGGCCAGTTTTTTGGACATACCCATAGAGATAGTATCATGGTCCTCCTGGATGAAGAAG aaaagccAGTCAATTCCTTGTTTGTGGCACCTGCTGTAACCCCAGTGAAGAGTGTATTGCAAACAGAGTCCAATAATCCTGGTGTCAGATTGTATCAGTATGATCTTTTTGACTATAGCTTGCTG GATCTTTGGCAGTTTTACTTGGACCTCAGAGACGCCAACAAGAAAAATGAATCAAACTGGAAATTAGAATACATCCTGACTAAAACTTATGGCATTGAAGACTTGAAGCCAGAAAGCCTATATGAAATGGCCAAGCAGTTGTCTATGCCACACAGCACACTGTTTGAGCAGTATTACAGTAACTATATTGTGAGTTATGACAAAACTATTCTCTGCGAAGAGGGGTGCAAGACCTGCCAAATATGTGCAATCCAGTATTTAGATTCCTCCTCATACACAGATTGCATCAATCAGGAGGCAATGTGGAGATGA
- the SMPDL3A gene encoding cyclic GMP-AMP phosphodiesterase SMPDL3A isoform X1, translating into MELRVALGLALLCSALEAAPAGPQRPRSAVGQFWHVSDLHLDPTYHITPDRTKVCSSSKGINASNPGPFGDFLCDSPYQLILSAFAFMNDSKEQVSFMIWTGDSPPHVPIKELSTKLVISIIGNLSSTIRNFFPDLQVFPALGNHDYWPQDQLPVTTSEVYNAVADFWKPWLSDEAISTFRKGGFYTQLFESSNSHQPLRIISLNTNLYYSPNKVTVNITDPANQFAWLEDILETSSQKQEKVYIIGHVPVGYLPYARNTTAIREYYNERLVKIFRKYSSVIAGQFFGHTHRDSIMVLLDEEEKPVNSLFVAPAVTPVKSVLQTESNNPGVRLYQYDLFDYSLLDLWQFYLDLRDANKKNESNWKLEYILTKTYGIEDLKPESLYEMAKQLSMPHSTLFEQYYSNYIVSYDKTILCEEGCKTCQICAIQYLDSSSYTDCINQEAMWR; encoded by the exons ATGGAGCTGCGGGTGGCGCTCGGGCTGGCGCTGCTCTGCTCCGCGCTGGAGGCGGCGCCGGCCGGCCCGCAGCGGCCGCGCTCCGCCGTGG GGCAATTCTGGCATGTATCTGACCTGCATTTAGATCCGACTTACCACATTACCCCTGATCGCACCAAAGTTTGTTCTTCTTCCAAAGGAATCAATGCCTCCAACCCAGGCCCTTTTGGAGACTTTTTGTGTGATTCTCCTTATCAACTTATTTTGTCAGCATTTGCATTCATGAACGATTCAAAAGAGCAGGTTTCATTCATGATTTGGACAGG agATAGCCCTCCTCATGTTCCCATAAAAGAGCTCTCCACGAAGTTGGTCATTAGCATCATTGGTAATCTGAGTTCTACAATTCGTAATTTCTTTCCAGATCTTCAGGTTTTCCCAGCCTTAGGCAATCATGACTACTGGCCACAG GACCAGCTTCCTGTAACTACCAGTGAAGTTTACAATGCTGTAGCAGATTTCTGGAAACCTTGGCTAAGTGATGAAGCAATCAGTACCTTCAGAAAAG GTGGCTTTTACACACAGCTGTTTGAATCCAGTAATAGCCATCAACCACTCAGGATAATCAGTCTGAACACAAATTTATATTACAGCCCTAACAAGGTAACTGTGAATATCACTGACCCAGCCAACCAGTTTGCCTGGCTGGAGGACATACTTGAAACCTCTtcacaaaagcaggaaaag GTGTATATAATAGGTCATGTCCCAGTAGGATACTTGCCATATGCAAGGAATACTACAGCTATCAGGGAGTATTACAATGAGAGACTGGTAAAGATTTTTCGCAAATACAGTAGTGTTATTGCGGGCCAGTTTTTTGGACATACCCATAGAGATAGTATCATGGTCCTCCTGGATGAAGAAG aaaagccAGTCAATTCCTTGTTTGTGGCACCTGCTGTAACCCCAGTGAAGAGTGTATTGCAAACAGAGTCCAATAATCCTGGTGTCAGATTGTATCAGTATGATCTTTTTGACTATAGCTTGCTG GATCTTTGGCAGTTTTACTTGGACCTCAGAGACGCCAACAAGAAAAATGAATCAAACTGGAAATTAGAATACATCCTGACTAAAACTTATGGCATTGAAGACTTGAAGCCAGAAAGCCTATATGAAATGGCCAAGCAGTTGTCTATGCCACACAGCACACTGTTTGAGCAGTATTACAGTAACTATATTGTGAGTTATGACAAAACTATTCTCTGCGAAGAGGGGTGCAAGACCTGCCAAATATGTGCAATCCAGTATTTAGATTCCTCCTCATACACAGATTGCATCAATCAGGAGGCAATGTGGAGATGA
- the FABP7 gene encoding fatty acid-binding protein, brain translates to MVEAFCATWKLVDSHNFDEYMKALGVGFATRQVGNVTKPTVIISTEGDKVVIRTQSTFKNTEISFKLGEEFDETTPDDRNCKSVVTLDGEKLVHVQKWDGKETNFVREIKDGKMVMTLTFGDVVAVRHYEKA, encoded by the exons ATGGTTGAGGCTTTCTGCGCCACCTGGAAGCTGGTAGACAGCCACAACTTCGACGAGTATATGAAGGCACTGG GAGTGGGGTTTGCAACACGGCAGGTGGGGAATGTGACTAAACCCACTGTGATTATCAGCACCGAGGGAGATAAAGTCGTGATCAGAACTCAAAGCACTTtcaaaaacacagaaatcagCTTTAAACTCGGAGAGGAATTTGATGAAACTACCCCCGATGACAGAAACTGCAAA TCAGTTGTGACCCTGGATGGAGAGAAGCTAGTGCACGTACAGAAATGGGACGGCAAAGAGACAAACTTTGTGAGAGAAATAAAGGATGGCAAAATGGTAATG ACTCTTACCTTTGGTGATGTGGTTGCTGTTCGCCACTATGAGAAAGCATAG
- the PKIB gene encoding cAMP-dependent protein kinase inhibitor beta produces the protein MTDVEPVVTDFASSGRSGRRNALPDILGSPAGAGTSDLPHKLAELSVSEDAGAEGGEVSSSKALLESQEAEGKRNDS, from the exons ATGACTGATGTAGAGCCTGTGGTCACAGATTTTGCCTCATCAGGACGGTCAGGCCGCCGAAACGCCTTACCAGATATCCTGGGCtctcctgctggtgctgggactTCAGACCTGCCACACAAACTGGCTGAGCTCTCTGTTTCAGAAG atgcaggagcagagggtggAGAAGTGTCATCATCCAAAGCCTTGCTGGAAAGTCAAGAGGCAGAAGGAAAACGCAATGATTCCTAA